The Lolium perenne isolate Kyuss_39 chromosome 6, Kyuss_2.0, whole genome shotgun sequence genome segment AGAAAACGTTTGGAGAAATGTTGAGAGTTATAGAAGTTGATTGATAGAAGACTCAATCAcaataagaaaaaaaaaacaattaaATTCTGATAAGGTAATTACAGCGAGGCGTGAGGTTGTCTCCCACAGCAAAAACGTAGTGTCCATCCTTGTCATCTTCTCTGAGAGGAGGAGTCGCAAGACGAAGGAGCTCTTGCGCCTCCTGGGAGGAAACGATGCCGCCCGATGAGAGCCCCAACGTCACAGCTGTGAGCACGTTCGAAACCTCTTGCCCACAAAATTTTATCTGCACCAACAGGAAAGCACAAACATAAGTATCACAGGATGAGTTACGTTCTGCAGAACCTAATAACAGCATCCGAATTGGCGTTGAACAAGTTGAAACAACAAGACCCTCAACTAAGCCTTCACGCATGATGTGACAGGCCCTGCTAGAGCTAGCCAAAAGGGTTCGTGGTTCTCAATTAACTAGGTAACATACACCGAATTAATTAATTAATATGTGCCTTGCAGAAATACTAATATTATACGTGCAAAATCAACGATAAATTCGCCCAATCATTCACGACCTAATTCTGAAAGGCACGGCAGGCGACGCGAATCTATCAGAACAAGCATCTACCGCCTGAGATCTACGATAAGTCGCATATCGAAACGATTGAAATCGACTAACAGATGTACCACCAATCGACGAGAACTGGCCTCTACCGTACAGATCTGCAAATTATAGGTCAAATCGCGTCCGGATCGGCGGTAATACCTGGGCAATCTCGGGGCCGACGTCCCAGCCAAGGCGCTGGCGCTTGCGCGGGCGGCGGTCGAGCGGCGCGTGCGGCATCTCGGCGAGGCACTCCATCGCTAGATCGGCCTCGAAACGAAGGCAGGGGCTGCGGCGGGGGCGATTGGTTTGGTCTCTTCTGGGTGCGCAGAGAGAGGAACGAGCGAGCGATTCCGTGCGGCCGTAACCCTAGCCTCCCGCAGTTTATGGGCGAACGAGATTAGGTGGTTGCGGTGACGGAGGCGGTGCGTTACTGCAACCCGCTCCAGCCCGTGCCACTGACAAGTCCGGGCCCGGCTGGGCTTCGGAGCCGTGCGGGCCCGCGCGTCAGCGACGGGGTAGAGGAGGCGTCGGTAGGAGTTCCGGTGGCTGTCGGAGACGCGTTTGTCCCTCGCTCGGATCGTGGACCGCTCGTCCCTCCGTTTTGCGCTGTGCTTTTGCCGAACGGATTCCTGCACGCAGTTTCCTTACCAGCTTATCCAGCTAGACCCAATGACTTGTGGGACCAGCTTTAggtggacccacatgtcagttaGGTGTTTGTCTGGTCCAGGGCCAAAACCACGGGCTTGCACGCTCGCGAGCATTTGAGTGAACCGGTTTTGGAAAACGCTCCACACGTCACAATGACATGTGGGTCATGGTTTGTTATGTCCCACCACCCAGTTACTGGCGAGCAGGACGCCATTGCGTGGAATTGCGAAGCGGGACTGTGGTTTTGGTCTCTTAACCCTAGTTGAGTTATCAGAAACGAATATTCGGCAACTGATGCCCTCCAGGGAGATAGTAGTATCAGATTCTCCAACACTAACCCATATGTCGCCGGAGTTTTTAAGTTTTCGGCCTATTTACGGTAGCTGCTAGAGCTGCTCTTAGTGTGTTACACAATCATTGTCAAATTTGCCTAAGCTTTAGGTTCCTAACTAATTGCTAGCCCCACTTTggctgttttttttttaaaacgATTTTGGCTTGGTTTAGAGACTTTTGCACACCTTTTTTTTTGCATGGCACCGGTTGTCACAAAAAAAAAGACACATGCATAACTTGAGAACAAACATGCCTAATTTCAGGTGGGACAACATAACAAAATGTGGTTACTAACCAAACAACCCATTTAATCTACAAGTAAAATCTCAAAATATGCGCTATGCAAATTAAGAATACAAACATGTTAAATAAAACTTTAAAAAAATCATATGTATCTTGCCgcattgatagaaaagaaaaTTATGTACAAACCGTATAGAGTCCACACATGTAATTACAACACTAGACCACTAAGTGTTAGGCATTACTACAAAAAAAAACACCGCAAAAACCCGTGACTTCATTTTCGCCAACATCGAGGCATCAACCCTAATCATGTAGAGCGGGCTAGAAATGTTGGGCTATGCGTCTTCGAATGTGGATGTGTTATGTTGCTCCACAGCCACTAAATCACCACCATGATCATCGAATCGAAGGGGTGTTGTTCCTCATTGCGACATAGGCGTAGTGGATGACCTCTTGTCATCCACAAAGTTGTCGATCGAATCCACGATAGCACCTCATGTCacaagatgtgcaagcaggggctGCAGGTGaggagattgtccatggttgccttTGATTGGTCATCGCGGAGCACACATTTTGGGGCATGCTTGAACCCATGCCTCGTGAGCCTCCGCGGCCCTACAATCACCCCGAGATGCATAAGTTTTCTAGTTCAACTTCAAAAAGTGTAGCAAGTCGCCGAATTAGATTACCAGTCAGACGTCCAACGACACAACATGACAATCGGCCAATTCGAGAGCCACACCTTGCAAACCACCTGCCCGACTTGGATGTATTGCCAGTTTGCCACATTGTTGCACCTCACAAACGTTATTGAATTTCATGACCTATTTGATGCTCAAGATTTCATATGAGATTTTGAGCTTCGCAAACTCCACCAAATTTCATACTCCTCGGAGTAACCTGTGTGGCCAGAATTTGTGTAACTCCTAGATACCAAATAAGGCTCTACATTCATGACTAGATACATCTATAAGCATGAAAAAACACTCAGTCTCTGTGATTACAGGCCTGGAACAGCTGCCATTGTGTCCTTTTTCCAGTTGCTTGGTGTCTCTCAAGACAAGCCACCCATGTTAGCTTGAACACCACAACATTTTCCTCTGGCGAAAAAACCGATCCGTTAACGAGACTGCAATTGCTGAAGCAGAGGGCCAATACTTTGTGCACCGACGAATAAAGCATCTGCTAGCACGATTGCTCCAACCTGTAGTTCCAACAAGAAGAATCTATTTAAAACCTATCTTTGGCAGAAAACGATAtcaatgtgtgtgtgtgtgtgtgtgtgtgtgtgtgtgtgtgtgtattttTCAGATTGAATTACCAATCGGCCCGTGAAGAGCAGCCGATAGCTCCATCCTTCCTTTGCAGCCTGTGCACGTTGCTGATCCGTCCAGCTGAAATGATGTTGTCAAAGTAAGATTTCGGACCAGTTCCCTGGTGGATGCCGTTTAACTATTGGAGGGAAATGCTAAATGTTTATGTGGAATGCTGAAAAATATTTGCATTCATCTCAGAATTATGAAACCCAATACCATGCTTATATCAATGTGTAATGTAATCTGATAGCTGAAGATTTAGGTTAGCGGCAAGCTGATACCTCGGTACCATTTTGGTCAGAGAAATAACAGTCACACTGACACTACACTATCATAGGTGAAATAGTTGAGGTCCTGGAACTTACCCAAAAAATTCAGAAATGCCACCAATACCAGCAAGCTTGAAAGGCTGGGAACCTTCCCGCTCGAAATCCTAAAAAAAAATGAACTTAATATAACTCCGAAACAGCAGATACAGCGATCCGATGAGTTGTATCCTACCTCCTCTTCAGCAGCTTCTAGCCCTCCTTGAACCCAGAATAAATTTTCAAAACCAGCATTGTAAAGttgctcggaagcagcaattgatCTGACAAGTTTTGGAGAAATCATAACAGTCAGTCAAAAACATAGAAGAATCTCTCACTAATTCTACGCCGGATCTTGATCGCACAAATTCCATGATGAACGCTAGAATATGTAGCAGTAGCACCACTAAAATAAATTATTGGAACTGAAAGCACCGGCTTTCCAGTGCAATGACAGGAGATTTAGGATGCTCAAATAGCATCTTGTGAATATAAGCAGCATGATATGAAGACAACAAGCTAAGTTTAAGCTTGGTATAAATGGTAGACAACTGTTCTCCAAAGACAAGCCAGGTGAGAAAACATTTACATGTGTGCTAGAAGTGTGTCATGCATTACAGTCAAGCATCAGTAACTCAGTAATGGAGCTAACAAGTAATTACCTCAGTCCTTTCTGGCACACTAGGATAATATCTGTATCTTTTGGGAACTTCTCCTGGACCTGTTGTACAAAATTCCTGGAAATTTGATCTAAAATTCAGCAAATGCTTCCGAAATACAAATCACAAGTTTAACTTAAGTTGCATACTTATTGAATGACATTGTTGAGCTGCCACTCCACCAGCCACCTGTGCAAGATGGATGAGATCATGAGAGTTAATTCACACTAGAAGTCTCGGTTAAAAACGATGGTAATCTACACATAAAATAAATTCCATGTTGTGATCTCATATGCAAACTTAAATGATGAAGGAACTACACAGCCCAAAAACATCTACAGGGCAGCCCGACCAACAGTCAGTGCCACAACGGAATTTGGCTGCAGATGGTAAACTGAAGTTTGTTTGGCATACCCATAACAAAGCTGAATGCTTTCTTGCTTAGGCCATTCACATCAGACGACGTATCCACATCGAATACAGGAATCCAGGTAGAGCCTTTCACCCAGGCCTGCGATTTGATCAAAGAGCAGAAAAGATATGAGCATGACCATCCACAGTTACCTAACACTAGGGATAGCTTTTATTGAAGAAAGACGAACCTTTTGGCGCTCATTTGAGGGCCTAACATCCAGAAGGACCTTGTCCGTCAGTTTGAACGTGTAGCCAGCTTCCCTGGGTGTAAGGGTCTTGATTTTCTGCTCCCTGATCTTCAGGCAAAGAATTCCAGAGCCATACAAAAATAACAGCAGTCGAGCATTCAGAAATTCATCACACAGATTATGGATGTGGAATTCAAACAACAAAGCTTGAGCTAAAAACATCATCGCAGTTCGGAGATCTTTACTATTAAGGTGAAACATGTCATGTCACACTTCCCCTTGATGTCAcacttatctttactattaaggcGAAACATGTAATGTCACACTTACTCCTATTTACGGAACAAATGCCACCACAGTCAAAGATCTTTACTATTAAGAAAGTAATGCAAGTATGTCAAAGATTTGAGTTGAATTAGCTAGGAACTTTTCATTTGTATTTCTAGATTACTAGTATTTTTGAAGGTCTATTTCTGGATTATCTCACAAGTTTGTGTGAGCATACTGGTCAGTGGTCAAGTAAAATCTTACTACTGAATTAAGCAGAAAACATGTGTACTATTAATCAAGTTGCTCCATTTACTTCCGCTATGGCTCGGATCAAGCGCATCCTGTTTACAATGAAGTCAAAGTATGCAATCACTTGTGAATGCTCTGATGACTTGGTTCCTTTTGCTTTGACTGCTGAAGTTCAGTTTACACATACACACGGCAATCAACGTTTAGCTGAACTTCTTTTTCTTCATAATACTACTCACGATTTGAAGAGCGTGACGATTGGAAGGATTCTCCATTCAGGCGTTACAAGGTATTGGTGGTGCTCATCCCCATAGCTGTAGGAGCATGCCTCTAGTAACTGTAAATTTAGAGATTGTTTGGCTAGAAAGCCACGAGAGAGGGAGTAAGAGAGGTGAAGAGAGCTCACCAGCGTCTCCCACCGCCTCCTCGCGGCGGCCATCTCCTTGGCCTGCctcgtctcctcctcctccgcgcccCCCTGCCCGCCTCCCACTGCCGCCCCCATCCTCACCACCCTGCTCCATCTCTGCAGGCGCACAACACAACCACCAGCAGTTCAGTGCAATGAGCAGCACAGGGAATTGGGGAGAGGAGTGAGCCAAGCGGGAAAAAAATCACACACCTTCGAAGGGAGCAGGCGAGGACGCAAGTGACTGGAACGGGAGGAGGAATGCGCCGCGGCGGCCGGGAAGGATGCGCCGGCGACGCGGCGTGCGAGGCTCAGAGGTGGCGCTGCCATTTTCTTGCTCTCCTCCTTTCAGACAGACTCGCAGGCAGGAGGTTTTAGGCTTTTTTTAGCCGTACCTTTATCCGCATCTCCAACTCGGCTCTGCAATTGGCTAAGGGAGTGGGCAACTGCAGACATTGTGGGGACTAGGGAACTGGACTGATGATGCTCAGGCCTGAAACAGACGCATCCACTCAAGTCTGAAACAAGCTTGAGAGCCGCACTCAACATCCTGGCTgcttctgctactactactaacaACAATTCATAGCAAGATATGACATTTGCCAAGTGTATGACGTAACAAAAAATAATTTGTTCAACGCAGCTGAATTGCATCCAGAACGAGGTTGGCTTCAAGCTGACGGAACATTTTTCCCTCACAGTACACACATGCAATACAACAAATGGCATGACCTCCACTTATCCTAATTCATGTTCACAAGATCACATGTGCCACATAAAAATATAAGAAACCCGTCATATCAAAAATTATCTTTCAAGACCATACATGAAGGCTATCTAAAAcagtcttcatcttcaagacggtCCTGGGCTTCTCCATAGTTTATAGTTATAACCGTGCAGCACACTCCCTCGACGAAATACTACTGCCTCTCTGAGCACATGGCGAACCAGTTAGCAACTGCTGCTGCTAATCATGAACGACCAAGTGGCCAGCGCCCATACACCATAGCTGATAGCTCCATGCCGATCCAGTGTTGATCTTCACATGTACCCTTTTGATAGCAGCTGCTGGGCAAGgtactgcccttctggctcctccAGATATTTTTTGTCATCCAGATAATTTTGTAGATTACTGATAGCCTCTGCCTGAACTTTCGGGCCTTGTTCTTTCAAAGCTGGTATGAACTGCCGTGATATGACATCCAGAATTTTCATGAATTGGGATCCATATTTCTTGTGAAGCGCAAACCCAGCCGTCTAAAAAGAGCAGAATCCTGGTTAGGTAATGTGTGCATCAACAGACAGTCAAACACAAAGCACAAAAGTCCTGGTGCAGATTTCTACCTTGAGGAAAGCATGAAGGGCACAAGCAGTGGCTGTGATGGCTGGGAGAGAATTGAGGAACATTGCAAGCCATTTCCATCCCTCAGCTAAGCCATGTGGATGCCGCACACCCTTGATTTCTGTCTGCAGACAAAGTTATGCGGTCATATTTCTCTTCTATTGCAAAACAAAAGTTTGATAATGTGATTATCATAAAACATGGTATGTAATACTCCTtccaatccataataagtgtcaggGGCCCCGACAATTATTATGGATCTGAGGAGTAACTCGCCACGGTTTACCACATACATTGCACACCACGGCAAACCATAATTTGCATTTTACATAACAAGCATTACTGTGCTGGAATTTAAACTAGTGGGCTGCTTAACAGGAAAACGGTCAATTAGTAGGGAGAAGGCAGAACATTAAATACATATATCTACCACCAAGGACTAATTACACTTAATTGCTGTTTTTAGCAAACTGGTGATGTCTAGACAAGGACTGTACACACCTGAATCATGGCAGCATAAAGCTTGACGTATGCAGCAACATTTACCAAATATGCCTCAGTGCTCTGAAGTTTTCCATCTTCCTCCTGGTAGCCAATAAGCCTAAAGTAATCTGTGTTCCGTGCTTGTGCCTAAGCAAGTACATATCATGAGATAATCCAAATGCATTAGACAAAACTAATATAAGAATACTACATATTTACGACCATAAAACCAGGTGCATTCACAgttgaattttttttgtttggCTTTAAGGGGAAGAAACCCAAAGCGCTGTGATTTTACTAGAAGTGACTGTGTGTACGACACCAAATTGTGAGTGCGGAGACTCCGAACCTGGGCGGGCGGGGATGCATCAGCCCATCCCAACCACCGGGCTATGTCCGTTCCAAAATGTAAGCCTTTTTAGAAAGCTAAATTAGCTTTTTTAATTAGCCTTTTTAGAAACCTAAAGGCTGATATTTTGGAACGGGGTAATATCTTTTACGCACATAGTGCAAGATATGGCAACATCAAAACATAAACAATTTCAGAATTTTCGCTACCCCAAAAAAAATAAGAAAGCGCAACAATGCTGAAAAGTTCAGTGACATGCAGACTTACATTCAAAGCATGCAGATGTTTCGGAACTGTGTACATGCAAACTTTATGGAACTCGGCTAGGAGATAATCCATTGCATCTGGTACCTGCGCATACACATGCGTCACATGACAAAACAATGGACTGTATTTTCTTTGTACTTGTTATCAAACTGCATTGAAAGAAGAGTTAAGCGCGGAATATGTAAATGATTGATTATCATCATACTAGCGCCACAACGAAGACTGCAAGCGTCCGAAGCCATATGAAATAGGAAAGGCCGCATCTACATAGCAACATGAGGGTGCAAAATTGCTTTTCAGACAGCCAAAATGACAGTATATATCCTCACAGAACATCTAAAGTGGCCATGTGTACAAACTTATTGTTGTCAGACTTCAGTTCAACACAATTCAAGCTGATATGTCGTGTAAGCAAAGTATATTTCCACCAGAGACTATTTTGAGTATCACACACAATAAGTCCTGGTAACCAAGAATGCAGCATACACACTTCTGCCTTCCAGGATGTCAAAGATATGTTATATGCACCACACTTGCAAGAAAGAACTATGTTATCAGAAAGTTAACAGAATTCTCGGCTTTGTTCAACTATATAGCAGTGTTAGCACTGAATTAACACGAACTAAATAGCAAATTCTAGGCATCAATTCACTCAGTAATGACTAATCGGCATTACCCT includes the following:
- the LOC127307318 gene encoding rhodanese-like domain-containing protein 11, chloroplastic, which gives rise to MAAPPLSLARRVAGASFPAAAAHSSSRSSHLRPRLLPSKRWSRVVRMGAAVGGGQGGAEEEETRQAKEMAAARRRWETLIREQKIKTLTPREAGYTFKLTDKVLLDVRPSNERQKAWVKGSTWIPVFDVDTSSDVNGLSKKAFSFVMGGWWSGSSTMSFNKNFVQQVQEKFPKDTDIILVCQKGLRSIAASEQLYNAGFENLFWVQGGLEAAEEEDFEREGSQPFKLAGIGGISEFFGWTDQQRAQAAKEGWSYRLLFTGRLVGAIVLADALFVGAQSIGPLLQQLQSR